A region of the Thioploca ingrica genome:
TTCATGCAATTGCTTCATCAAATTTTCAAAATGGGCCGGTAATTCAGGCAAATTAACTCGATGTTTACGCGCTAGATCTTGCAGCAAAATCAGTTGTTGCTGTATTTCTTGTAATCGAATGGGATCAGTATCCAAATGGTGCCAATAATGACGTAATTCACTAACCGCCTCTTGAGTTTGGATAAGTGCATTATCTAACAAAGTGATAATCGTTTTGAGTTGAGAATCATGTGGTTGTACTTCCTCTACAATATGACTGGCTTGACTTAAATTAGCGAGGATTGAGCCGGTTTCATCGTTATCGAGTAATGATAAAGCCCGTTGCGTGTTTTCTAATAACTTATGTGCATTAGCCAAACGACGATGTTCTTCTGCCAACCGTTCTAAAGCTTGAGGAGTTAATTCAAACGCGCCGAATTCACTGAGTTGATAACGTAAAAACGCTATTTTAGCTTCTCGATCTTTTCCACCCAAATGGTCTAAAGCAATCGTTAAAGATTTCCACTGTTGATAGGCTTGTTTAACCTGTTCTAACACCGTTTTATCCGCCGCCAATTCATCAAGCAAGCGGCGTTGGGTTTCGGGTTTTAATAAAGATTGATGCACATGTTGTCCGTGAATATCAACGAGTTGCTCACCTAATTGCCGCAGCATTTGAATGGAGACTGGCTGTAGATTAATATAACCACGAGAACGCCCATTGTGACTGATTTCTCGACAAACTAAACAGGTATCTTCTTGATTACTTAACTGATGTTGTTGTAGCCAAATTCGGGTAGTTGGCAATAATTTAAACAGTGCTTTAACCCGCGCCATCTCACATCCTTCCCGTATCACACTCGTATCGGCTCTTTCGCCAAGGACTAAGCTCAGGGCATCAATTAAAATCGATTTACCGGCACCGGTTTCACCACTGATGATGGTTAAACCACTTTCAAGATGTAAATCCAGTTGTTTGACAATCGTAAAATTCTCAATATACAGGGATTGCAGCACAGTTTTGTCAGTTATCCGTAGGGGCAAACTTTGGGAATTAAGAAGAATGGGGATTAGCTCTTCTATCAACTCATTAAATCCCCTCTCATCCCCCGTTCGTTGTCAAAGGGAAGATTTGCTTAAGTTGATGGCAGTGACGCCGGCACGTGGGAACAAGAAACCTATTTACTTAGTTACAATTTCATCCGTTTGAAAATAAATTCCGGAATCATTTTAATAATCAGCATAATAAACCACCAGAACCACGGTAAATAAACCGTATTTTTACGTTTTTGAATGGCGCGGTAAATTCCCCTGGCAACGGTTTCTGGTTTTGCCCAAAGTAACCCTTTTTTAAAATCCACGGTCATGGGCGTATCGACAAAACCGGGTTTAATGGTTAAAACACACACATTGGCCGAATGGAGACGATTTCTTAATCCTTGTAAAAAAATGGTGAGGGCACCTTTAGCACTGCCATAGATATAATTACTTTGGCGGCCACGATCACCAGCGACTGAGGAAATGACGGCAATACAGCCATAATTTTGTTTTTCCAAACGATTGGCAATGAGGGTCAGTAATGACACGACACTTAAAAAGTTAGTCCGTAAAGTTTGTTCCGCTTTGGCGTAATCTTGTTGACCCGCTAGTTGATTATCTAAAGCGCCATGAGCGATTAGTACTGTGTCTAGCCCTTCCAAACGGGTATGCGCTTGTTCAATGAGGTCAGCATGTTGAGCAAATTCATTTAAATCGAGAGTAATATAAACTACTTTAGCGGCACCACGAACTTTTAGGTCAGTGGCAATCACTTCTAGTTTGTCCGCATCACGACCGACTAGAAAGAGGGCATCGCCTTGTTGAGCAAACAATTTGGCAGTCGCTTGCGCAATTGCGGAAGTTGCTCCGATAATTAACATTTTACGCATTATTTTCTCTCACTTTGCCGTCACTCGGCGCCAAAAACTGGAGGAAAAACGGGGATCAAGATATTTAGCCAACTCGTTCCATTGCGGATAGTAGGTTTGAAAATGGTGGGCGGATAAGCGGGCATCTTTACAGGGATAAACGACACCTTGTGCTTCACTAACCATGTTATCTAAACGTTCCAGTAGTTCAAAGGTATGAGCACCTTTAATTGGAAAATCGAGGGCTAAAGTGACGCCCGGGCGTGGAAAAGATAACATTCCGGGTGAAACTAAATCACCAAAAGTTTTTAGAACCGCGAGAAAAGAACTTAAGCCGGATTGGGCAATAGTTTGTAAAATTTCAGTGATGACACGGTGATCGGTATAGGGAACGACGAATTGATATTGTAAAAAGCCCCGTTTACCGTAAAGTCGCTTCCATTCTAAAATGGCATCAAGCGGATAAAAAAATGGCTCATAATCAACTAATTGACTTATATTTTTAGATTTTTGGCGCTTATAATAAAAAGAATTGAAAGCCGCTACAGTCCAGCGATTCAAGGCAAAGTTGGGTAAATGAATGGGCATAGTGCGTAACCCCGGTGGTAAGCGGTTGAGAAATGGTAATTGCCATTGCTTGGGTATTTCTTCTTCTTTTACATGATTGCCTCGAAAGAAAATACCACGTCCTAAATCAGCACCGGTCGAATTACAATCCACCCAAGCCATCGTGTAATCATAATATTGGTCAGATTGCGCGGATACTTCAAAAAATTCCTCTAAATTAGCAAATTTGATCACTTCCATTTGCATGGCCCGATGATAAATACGCTTGAGTTGAATTTCCGCCCAAGTAATTAAGCCGGTTAAACCTAAACCGCCAATCGTTGCCGCATAATACTGTTCATGGCTAGTTGGTGAGCAGAGTAAGCGTTCACCGTCTGATCGCAACAATTCAAATTGCACCACATGTCGCCCAAAGGTACCCGCACAATGGTGATTTTTTCCATGAACATCGTTGGCAATAGCACCGCCTACGGTAACAAATTGCGTTCCTGGCGTGACCGGTAAAAACCAACCTTGCGGGACACTTAAGGCTAAAATTTCTGCTAAACTAACCCCAGCTTCACAGCGTAATAAGCCACCTTCACTGTTAAAGTGAATAAAACGGTTCAATTCCCGGGTGAGAAGTAACACGCCCCCCTCATTTAAACAAACATCACCATAGCTCCGCCCAAGACCAAAAGGTAAAACGGTAATAGGTGGAGCGGGTAAAGCGAGTTTTTTGTTTCGCCAGCGTAAGGGGTAAACTTGTTGTGATACTTTGGGAAAGTTACCCCAGGAGTAATAGTTATTGTGCATTTTATGAACTTTAATTTGCCAGTCGCTTAATCTTTTCTGATTGCCTTGAGAATTCAGAATTGGTAATCACTATAACGTATTTTTTGACAGCAGTAAAAAAACTATAATACGCCTTGTAACAGACTCATTCAACGTTATCAACTATCCAATTTCCCGATAGGGGCAGACCCGTGTGTATGCCCGCACTAGCCAATCCAACGACGTGCATTCCAAAATAATTGCATCCAGGGACCTTCTTCATGAGACCAAGTATCTGGTAACCAAGAATATTGGTTGGTTAAAAAGATTCTTTCCGGGTGCGGCATCATGATGGTGAAACGGCCATCAGGTGTTGTCAGACCGGTGATTCCTAAAGGAGAACCATTCGGATTAGCGGGGTAAGATTCCGTCACTTGGCCATTATTGTCGATATAACGTAAAGCCACTAATTTGTTATCAAGTGCTTGCTTTGCCATGCCTTCCTGATTAAATTGGGCATATCCTTCACCATGAGAAACGACGATGGGTAACCGCGAACCCGCCATGCCTTGTAAAAATAAAGACGGAGAATCCGTAAGTTCTACCATCACTAATCGCGCTTCAAATTGTTCTGAGCGGTTGCGGACAAAGAACGGCCAAGCGGTTGCCCCCGGAATCAAGTCACGCAGTTGCGCCATCATTTGACAACCGTTACACACCCCCAACGCAAAAGTATCCTCACGCTGAAAAAAAGCCGCGAATTCGTCAGAAGCACGTGGATTAAATAAAATCGATTTGGCCCAACCACTCCCAGCACCTAACACATCTCCATAAGAAAACCCGCCACAAGCCGCTAAACCTTGAAAATCAATTAAGCTAACTTGTCCGGTTAAGATATCGCTCATGTGAACATCAATACAGCTAAAACCGGCTCGATCAAAAGCTGCCGCCATTTCGAGTTGACCATTCACGCCCTGTTCGCGAAGAATCGCTATTTTAGGTCGAGTTGTGCTGATTGTCGGTGCTTGAAACTGAAAGGTGCAGTGAACTGATAAACCCGGATCGTGAATATCCAGTAAAGCATCATATTCTTGTTGCGCGCATTGGGGATTATCTCGCAAGCGTTGTAAGTGATAACTGGTTTCACTCCACACCCGTTGCAAGGTGGCGCGAGGGAAGCTAACAACTAAGGTGTTCTGATAATAACAATTGAGTGTATCATCCTGATTAGTCGAGCCTAACAGATGAAGATGTTGGGCTAAATTAGTCTGTTGGGCAAAGTAATGGCGGAGATCATTAACTGCTTCACAATTAACCTCTATCACGGCACCTAATTCTTCATTGAACAAACTCGCCATGACATCGGTACCCAACGTGTCTAAATGAATATCTAACCCGCAATGGCCGGCAAACGCCATTTCGCATAGCGTTGTCCATAATCCGCCATCAGCACGGTCATGATAAGCGAGAATTTTGCCTTGACGATTTAAGGTTTGAATGGCAGTAAAAAAATCTTTTAAATCTTGGGGATTATCAACATCGGGTGTGGTTTCACCCAATTGATTGTAGACTTGCGCTAATGCCGAAGCGCCTAACCGATTTTGTCCTTTGCCTAAATCAATCAAGAATAATGCCGTGTCACCACCGCGTAATTGTGGGGTGAGACTGCGACGAATATCGGTAACTCGTGCAAAAGCTGAAATAATCAACGACAGCGGCGCGGTAACGGCTTTATTTTCCCAGGTGGTGTGCATCGAGAGTGAATCTTTGCCCACTGGAATATTAATCCCTAAAGCGGGACATAATTCCATGGCAACCGCTTTAACGGTATCAAATAAAGCAACATCTTCTCCCGGTTGTCCACTCGCCGCCATCCAATTAGCTGATAACACGATATCGCTGAGCGTAGCTATGCTAGCTGCTGCGATATTGGTAATCGCTTCGCCAACCGCCATTCGCCCTGATGCTGGGGCATTCAGTAATGCCAGCGGTGGACGTTCACCAATCGCCATCGCTTCACCGGTGAGGCTGCCATAACTAGTTGCCGTAACCGCACAATCGGCCACCGGTACTTGCCACGGACCAACCATTTGATCGCGCACCACTAAACCACCGACAGTTCGATCCCCGATAGTAATGAGAAAATTTTTACTCGCGACGGTCGGTAACCGTAACACGCGTAACGCCGCCGCAGTTAGGTCGGTAACGATTTGGGTTAAGGGAGTGGTTGTCGTTGAAGTATTAATAGCTTGATGCGTCGCTTCACGCTGAGTTTTTGGTGGTTTACCCAGTAATACGGATAAGGGCATATCAATCAACCGGTTTTCACCTTGGTGTAAAGACAACTGTTGGGCAACGGTGGCTTTGCCCACGACCGCATAAGGACAACGTTCCCGTTCACAAATTTGATTAAATAACGATAAATTTGCTGGCGCAATCGCTAACACATAACGCTCTTGAGCTTCATTACACCAAATTTCCATGGGTGATAAACTGGGATCAGCGACCGGAATGGCCTCCAGTTGAAATTGCCCACCACAGCCACCGTCATGGACTAATTCCGGTAAGGCATTCGACAAGCCACCGGCACCCACATCATGGATAGACAAAATGGGGTTAGCATCACCTAATCGCCAACAAGTATCAATCACTTCTTGACAGCGGCGTTGCATTTCGGGATTACCGCGTTGCACGGAAGCAAAATCGAGATCAGCACTACTTTTTCCCGCTGCTAATGACGAAGCCGCTCCACCACCTAAACCAATCAGCATCGCCGGACCACCCAGGACGATTAACAGACTGTCCGGCGGGATCGGCTGTTTTTGAACCTGTGGTAACCGAATATTGCCTATTCCACCGGCTAACATAATCGGTTTATGATAACCCCAGCGCTTACCCTGAACGGTTTGTTCAAAACTACGAAAATAACCATTTATCGCGGGACGGCCAAATTCATTATTAAAAGCACTGGCACCAATCGGTCCTTCTAACATAATTTGTAACGGGGTTGCTAAGCGAGAGGGCGTTTCTTCAGCGGTTTCCCAAGGTTGCAGCGCCTCCGGAATTCGCAAATGCGATACCGCAAAACCCGTTAAACCGGCTTTGGGTTTGGCTCCCCGTCCGGTGGCGCCCTCATCCCGAATTTCGCCGCCCGAACCGGTTGCCGCCCCCGCAAATGGCGAAATGGCCGTGGGATGGTTATGGGTTTCCACTTTCATCAAGATAGCCGTGTCTTCTGTCGTGGGATGGTAGTGATGAGTCGTGTTATTGGGCCAAAAACGTTGACTCGGAAATCCGTGTATCACCGCGGCATTGTCATGATAAGCTGATAGAACGGGTTGTGGTTGTTGCTGGTAAGTATGGCGTATCATTTGGAACAGTGAGCGTGGTTGCGCTTGTCCATCGATAATCCATTGGGCATTAAAAATTTTATGGCGACAATGTTCTGAATTCGCTTGCGCAAACATCATTAATTCAACATCAGTCGGATTTCGTTGCAGTTCCTTGAAATTGTCAAATAAATAATCTATTTCTGCTGTTGATAGCGCGAGTCCTTGCGTTTGATTCGCTTGAATCAGTGCCGCTTTGCCAATTTCTAACAGGGGAATGATTGAGAGGGGGCGCGGTGATGCTTGCTTAAATAAAGCAGTGGTTTCTTGGAAATGTAATTGTACCGTTTCAGTCATGCGATCATGAATAAACCTCGCCAGGGAGTTAAGTTGGCCTTCATTAATTGGCGTTGATGTTATTAAATGCCACCACACCCCACGTTCTAATCGCCTGACAGCCGCTAATCCACAAATCGTTGCTATTTCAGTGGCTTTGCTGGACCAAGGTGAAATTGTACCAGGACGAGGAATAACTACAAGAGTTTGTTTATAATGATACTGTTGATTATCGGCTACCCGTTCCTCGTGGTCATTTAATCGACTGGGATTATCCGGTAACAAAGCGCACAATCGTGCTTCATCCGCCCGGCTCAGCGAAGCGGTCAAATCGATAAAATAAAGATAGTTTGCTGCTAAAGTGATTAAAGAAGGGACTACCCTTTGCATTTGAGCTAATAATTTATCCCGACGAAAGTGAGAAAGTGCATAACCACCTTTATAACAATACATTCAATTACCTCGGTCATCAATAAAAAAATGGGATTAGTTAATCATTATAGCGTATTGAGTGACTACGCTTGTCTGTACCCTATTGGCTCTTTAACCTTTTTTTAACTGAGTACCATTAAAATTCGTTTAGCCAGGAAGAAATCAACCTTGGAAAAGATAACAACGCTTACTACCTGTCAGGCAGAATTAGAACGTGTCCAACAAGAAGTCGTTAAATTGCAAAAAGAAAAAGCCAATTTAGAAATCTTGTTACAAACGATTATCGAACATGCTGATCAATTAGAAGTTGAGTTACGACAAAAGATCCAAACTATTTTAAAAGAAAAACAGCATTTAGAAATGATGTTATTAGAAATCACTAGAGAACGTGGAGGCCCAGTAGAAACTTTATTATCAGATAAAACCTTAGAAGCAACTGAAAGTGAAAAAAAATTAGTTCAATTCTTAGAAACCATGCCAATGGGTATTTTTGTCGTCGATGCGAAAGGTAAATTATTTTATATTAATCAAAAAGCTCAGCAAATTTTAAGTCAAGAGATCATTAAAGAATTGGTTATTATTACGCAACTCCCTTCGGTTTCTCAAATCTATTTAGCTAATAGTAATCAGATTTATCCGGTAAGCCGTCTTCCCATCGTCCGCGCTTTACAAGGTGAATCGGCTGCCGTGGATGATATCGAACTACATCAACTGAATAAAGTAATCCCGCTAGAAATGTGGGCAACACCGATTATGAATGAACAAGGAGTTGTTCAGTATGCCATAGCCGCTTTTCAAGATATTACCTTGCGCAAACGGGCTGAACTAGAAAAAATTGGTCTCATTAAAGAACGTGAAGCCAAACAAGCCTCATTACAACTGAATACCCAAATCCAAAAAGAGATTCAGGAACGGCATAAAGTCGAAGCGGCTCTGCGTAAAGCCCATCAAGAGTTAGACCGACTGGCGACTTTAGATAGTCTGACCCAAGTGGCTAATCATCGTTATCTAGACGAATACCTTAAACAAGAATGGCAGCGACTTTCGCGGGTTAAAGCACCGTTATCCCTAATTTTGTGCAATATTGATTATTTTAAACAATATAATGATACTTACGGATCGACAGCGGGTGATGAATGTCTACAACAAGTAGCTCAAGCCATGTGTCGCGCTGTCAAACGCTTACCGGATTTAGTCGCACGTTATGGTGGAGAAGAATTTGCCGTGGTGTTACCCAACACCGATGCAGATGGTGCAGTCATTGTTGCTTCTGCCATTCGTTGGGAAGTTAAAATGCTCAGATTAGCTTATCATCATTCTCCCATTGGTCAATATGTTACGCTCAGTATTGGGGTAGCGAGTATCGCACAACCGCCAGAACGCGATATGTCGGCTCATGCTTTAGTTACCCTCGCGGATATGGCGCTTTATGAAGCCAAAGCCCAAGGTCGAAATCGTATCATCTTGAAGACATTTGAATCTCCTGCGAAATTAGTCACTATACGGGAACCCTAACGCAACTACCCAAAATTATGCTATTTTTGATATACTTTAGCGGTTATTATTTAAAGCCTCTTTATTGAGCAATCAAGATGACCGGCGGATTTTATAGCGGAATGGGATTAACTAATGCAACATGTTGATATCCTTATTTATGCCGGCTGGATTATTCCAGTCGAACCTGAGAACACGGTGTATGAACAATATGCACTGGCTATTCAAGAGGGAAAAATTATTGCTTTATTACCCAGTAGTGAAGCAGTCAGACAGTTTTCCGCACGTATTACCCACCGGCTGTCATCCCATTTATTAATCCCCGGTTTGGTCAACGCACATACTCATGCAGCGATGAGTTTACTGCGTGGCTTTGCGGATGATTTACCTTTGCAACAGTGGTTAAGTGAACGAATTTGGCCCATAGAACAACAACATGTTGGTCCAGAATTTGTCGCTGATGGGACGAGATTGGCGATGGCGGAAATGTTGCGAGGTGGCATCACTTGCTTTAATGACATGTACTTTTTCCCAGAAGTAGCTGGTGAAGTCATTGCCGGGGCCGGTATGCGCGCCACGATTGGGTTAATTCTCGTGGATTTTCCAAGTTCCTGGGCTAATCACGCTGACGAGTATCTCCAAAAAGGTCAAGAAGTACATGATACTTTTAATAATCACCCGTTAATTAAAACGGCTCTTGCACCTCATGCACCCTATACCGTATCGGATATACCCTTACAAACGGCTCAGCGCTTCGCAGAAAATTTAGACGTGCCGCTGCATATTCATTTACATGAAACCGTCGCTGAAATCGATGAAGCCGTTGAAAAGCAAGGCGAACGTCCGTTAGCGCGGTTAGAAAAATTAGGTTTATTGTCGGCTCGTCTCATAGGCGTGCATATGACCCATCTCCATAATGACGAAATTACTTTATTGGCCCAACATGGGGCTCATGTCGTTCACTGTCCGGAGTCAAATCTGAAACTGGCTAGCGGCTTTTGTCCAATACATAAATTACTTCGGGCTGGGGTTAATGTGGCATTAGGAACCGATAGTGCAGCTAGCAACGATGATTTAGATATGTTAGGAGAAATGCGAACGGCGGCGTTATTGGCGAAAGCGATTAGTAAAGATGCGAGTATCGTTCCCGCAGCAGAAGCTTTACGAATGGCCACTTTAAATGGCGCGAAAGCATTAGGTATCGGCCATCTCACGGGTTCACTGGTTCCCGGCAAATCGGCTGATATTACCGCCATTGATATGTCAGATATTGAAACCCAACCGATTTATAACCCCTTAACTCAATTAGTTTACTCAGTCGGTCGGGATAAAGTCACTGACGTGTGGGTAGCGGGGAAACATCTCCTGAAATCACGT
Encoded here:
- a CDS encoding phosphoribosylformylglycinamidine synthase, single chain form; this translates as MYCYKGGYALSHFRRDKLLAQMQRVVPSLITLAANYLYFIDLTASLSRADEARLCALLPDNPSRLNDHEERVADNQQYHYKQTLVVIPRPGTISPWSSKATEIATICGLAAVRRLERGVWWHLITSTPINEGQLNSLARFIHDRMTETVQLHFQETTALFKQASPRPLSIIPLLEIGKAALIQANQTQGLALSTAEIDYLFDNFKELQRNPTDVELMMFAQANSEHCRHKIFNAQWIIDGQAQPRSLFQMIRHTYQQQPQPVLSAYHDNAAVIHGFPSQRFWPNNTTHHYHPTTEDTAILMKVETHNHPTAISPFAGAATGSGGEIRDEGATGRGAKPKAGLTGFAVSHLRIPEALQPWETAEETPSRLATPLQIMLEGPIGASAFNNEFGRPAINGYFRSFEQTVQGKRWGYHKPIMLAGGIGNIRLPQVQKQPIPPDSLLIVLGGPAMLIGLGGGAASSLAAGKSSADLDFASVQRGNPEMQRRCQEVIDTCWRLGDANPILSIHDVGAGGLSNALPELVHDGGCGGQFQLEAIPVADPSLSPMEIWCNEAQERYVLAIAPANLSLFNQICERERCPYAVVGKATVAQQLSLHQGENRLIDMPLSVLLGKPPKTQREATHQAINTSTTTTPLTQIVTDLTAAALRVLRLPTVASKNFLITIGDRTVGGLVVRDQMVGPWQVPVADCAVTATSYGSLTGEAMAIGERPPLALLNAPASGRMAVGEAITNIAAASIATLSDIVLSANWMAASGQPGEDVALFDTVKAVAMELCPALGINIPVGKDSLSMHTTWENKAVTAPLSLIISAFARVTDIRRSLTPQLRGGDTALFLIDLGKGQNRLGASALAQVYNQLGETTPDVDNPQDLKDFFTAIQTLNRQGKILAYHDRADGGLWTTLCEMAFAGHCGLDIHLDTLGTDVMASLFNEELGAVIEVNCEAVNDLRHYFAQQTNLAQHLHLLGSTNQDDTLNCYYQNTLVVSFPRATLQRVWSETSYHLQRLRDNPQCAQQEYDALLDIHDPGLSVHCTFQFQAPTISTTRPKIAILREQGVNGQLEMAAAFDRAGFSCIDVHMSDILTGQVSLIDFQGLAACGGFSYGDVLGAGSGWAKSILFNPRASDEFAAFFQREDTFALGVCNGCQMMAQLRDLIPGATAWPFFVRNRSEQFEARLVMVELTDSPSLFLQGMAGSRLPIVVSHGEGYAQFNQEGMAKQALDNKLVALRYIDNNGQVTESYPANPNGSPLGITGLTTPDGRFTIMMPHPERIFLTNQYSWLPDTWSHEEGPWMQLFWNARRWIG
- a CDS encoding DNA repair protein RecN, which codes for MIEELIPILLNSQSLPLRITDKTVLQSLYIENFTIVKQLDLHLESGLTIISGETGAGKSILIDALSLVLGERADTSVIREGCEMARVKALFKLLPTTRIWLQQHQLSNQEDTCLVCREISHNGRSRGYINLQPVSIQMLRQLGEQLVDIHGQHVHQSLLKPETQRRLLDELAADKTVLEQVKQAYQQWKSLTIALDHLGGKDREAKIAFLRYQLSEFGAFELTPQALERLAEEHRRLANAHKLLENTQRALSLLDNDETGSILANLSQASHIVEEVQPHDSQLKTIITLLDNALIQTQEAVSELRHYWHHLDTDPIRLQEIQQQLILLQDLARKHRVNLPELPAHFENLMKQLHELENYEEHASRLVTQIEAALQNYRLVTEALHQQRHQTAQLLAEQITQQLQQLGMPGGQLLIAVIADEEAPPSAIGTNIIEFLVTTNPGQAPKLLHKVVSGGELSRISLAIQVITAQSSGVPILVFDEVDVGIGGRVAEIVGQLLNRLGQQRQVLCITHLPQVACQGHHHLRVSKTIDQQTTHTFISRLDPEQRIEEVARMLGGVEITSQTLAHAQEMLQRSHQSSHPLYN
- a CDS encoding FAD linked oxidase domain-containing protein produces the protein MHNNYYSWGNFPKVSQQVYPLRWRNKKLALPAPPITVLPFGLGRSYGDVCLNEGGVLLLTRELNRFIHFNSEGGLLRCEAGVSLAEILALSVPQGWFLPVTPGTQFVTVGGAIANDVHGKNHHCAGTFGRHVVQFELLRSDGERLLCSPTSHEQYYAATIGGLGLTGLITWAEIQLKRIYHRAMQMEVIKFANLEEFFEVSAQSDQYYDYTMAWVDCNSTGADLGRGIFFRGNHVKEEEIPKQWQLPFLNRLPPGLRTMPIHLPNFALNRWTVAAFNSFYYKRQKSKNISQLVDYEPFFYPLDAILEWKRLYGKRGFLQYQFVVPYTDHRVITEILQTIAQSGLSSFLAVLKTFGDLVSPGMLSFPRPGVTLALDFPIKGAHTFELLERLDNMVSEAQGVVYPCKDARLSAHHFQTYYPQWNELAKYLDPRFSSSFWRRVTAK
- a CDS encoding diguanylate cyclase (GGDEF) domain-containing protein, yielding MEKITTLTTCQAELERVQQEVVKLQKEKANLEILLQTIIEHADQLEVELRQKIQTILKEKQHLEMMLLEITRERGGPVETLLSDKTLEATESEKKLVQFLETMPMGIFVVDAKGKLFYINQKAQQILSQEIIKELVIITQLPSVSQIYLANSNQIYPVSRLPIVRALQGESAAVDDIELHQLNKVIPLEMWATPIMNEQGVVQYAIAAFQDITLRKRAELEKIGLIKEREAKQASLQLNTQIQKEIQERHKVEAALRKAHQELDRLATLDSLTQVANHRYLDEYLKQEWQRLSRVKAPLSLILCNIDYFKQYNDTYGSTAGDECLQQVAQAMCRAVKRLPDLVARYGGEEFAVVLPNTDADGAVIVASAIRWEVKMLRLAYHHSPIGQYVTLSIGVASIAQPPERDMSAHALVTLADMALYEAKAQGRNRIILKTFESPAKLVTIREP
- a CDS encoding short-chain dehydrogenase/reductase SDR, giving the protein MRKMLIIGATSAIAQATAKLFAQQGDALFLVGRDADKLEVIATDLKVRGAAKVVYITLDLNEFAQHADLIEQAHTRLEGLDTVLIAHGALDNQLAGQQDYAKAEQTLRTNFLSVVSLLTLIANRLEKQNYGCIAVISSVAGDRGRQSNYIYGSAKGALTIFLQGLRNRLHSANVCVLTIKPGFVDTPMTVDFKKGLLWAKPETVARGIYRAIQKRKNTVYLPWFWWFIMLIIKMIPEFIFKRMKL
- a CDS encoding N-ethylammeline chlorohydrolase is translated as MQHVDILIYAGWIIPVEPENTVYEQYALAIQEGKIIALLPSSEAVRQFSARITHRLSSHLLIPGLVNAHTHAAMSLLRGFADDLPLQQWLSERIWPIEQQHVGPEFVADGTRLAMAEMLRGGITCFNDMYFFPEVAGEVIAGAGMRATIGLILVDFPSSWANHADEYLQKGQEVHDTFNNHPLIKTALAPHAPYTVSDIPLQTAQRFAENLDVPLHIHLHETVAEIDEAVEKQGERPLARLEKLGLLSARLIGVHMTHLHNDEITLLAQHGAHVVHCPESNLKLASGFCPIHKLLRAGVNVALGTDSAASNDDLDMLGEMRTAALLAKAISKDASIVPAAEALRMATLNGAKALGIGHLTGSLVPGKSADITAIDMSDIETQPIYNPLTQLVYSVGRDKVTDVWVAGKHLLKSRTLTSLDIHDIKAKTYLWRDKILASLPH